GTGGGCGAGTGCTTTCGTGGCCAGCACATCGTTCATGCGCTGGGTCAGATTCCGGACGCTGCAGGGCTTGCCGAGCAGGTCGTCTATCCCGGCGGTACGGTATTGGTCTATGACTATCTGGGGTTGGGCGGTGAGCATGAAAATGTGGGCGGTGCTGGTTTCCTTGATACGCCGGGCTCCTTCCAGTCCGTCAATATCCGGCAGTTCGTAATCCAAAATGATCACGTCGGGATGATACTCGCCCACGGACGTGATGCCCGACAATCCGTCCTCGGCCAGATGAACGGCGGTACCTGCCCATGGGCAGACACGCAGGAGCAGGTTCCGGATGTCTTGGTCGTCTTCTATGAGCGAAACGGGACTACATCGCTGCTGGCGCCGTTGAGGTAACCGCAGGATGAAGAAGGCCCTCCGGTGGGGGACCGATGGGCCTTCCTCAACTGAGGCCACCCGCCCCGGATGCAGTCATCGACCGGAACCTTGGCGAAACCTCGACACACTTCTGCAAGAGGGCTGGAACCTCATAGCCCCATGCAGTAGCAAGTTCTGATGCACGTCAGGAAAACACAGCTGGAGGTCAACTGCTCAGCGGACCTTCGCCTTAGTCACGGTGATCGTGATGGCGTCCGTGACGGCGTCGGGGCTGACACCGTTGGTGGCGGTCACCCTGAACGTGAACTTGCCGGCCTTGGTTGGGGTTCCGGACAGGACTCCGGTGGTGGGGTTCAGGGTTAGGCCTGCAGGCAGTGCACCGGAAACCTGGAAGGTTGGGGCCGGGGTACCCGTAGCGGCGAACGTGTAGCTGTAGGCGGTCCGCGTGTTCGCCTTGGTCGGTGGCGTGGCGGCGGTGAACACCGGTGGTGCTGCGTTCACGGTGATGACGGACACCGTGTTGGAGAAGGTGTTGACGACATAAACTCTCGACCCGTCCGGGGCGACTGCAGCACTGCCCGAGCCCCGCTCGACCGGCACCGTGGAGGTCACCGTGCCGGATGCCACGTCGATGACTGACACCGTCTCATCAGAGTTGGCGACGTAGACAGCCGACCCGTCCGGGGTGACCGCAACACCGACCGGGCTCAACCCAACCTGGATCGTGGAGGTCTCCGCACCGGATGCCACGTCGATGACCGACACCGTGGAGCTCTCGTTGTTGCTGACGTAGGCTGTGGACCCATCCGGGGTGAACGCAATACCGGCCGGAGACGGCCCCACGTTGATCGTGTCGGTCATCGTTCCCGAGACGACATCAATGACCGATACCGTGTTGTAGTCCTGCCCGTTGGTGACGTAGGCCGTCGACCCGTCCGGGGTGAACGCAACGGCGCCTGGATACGGCCCTGCCGCGATTGCGGTCGTCATCGTGCCCGACGCCACATCAATGACCGACACCGTGTTGGTGTCGCCGCTGGTGACATAAGTGATCGATCCATCCGGGGCGAATGCAAGGGTGAGCGGCAGGGACCCGACAGGGATGCTGGACGTCATTGTCCCTGACGCCACATCAATGACGGACACCGTGTCGGACCCGGTGCTGGTGACGTATGCCGTTGACCCGTCCGGGGTGAACGCAACATCGATGGGGAACGGCCCTACCGCGATTGAAGAGGTTATCGTTCCCGAGGCGACATCAATGACGGACACTGTGTCGGAATCGGTGTTGGTGACGTACGCTATGGACCCGTCCGGGGTAAACGCAACGTTACTGGGGTTTGGGCCGACCTGGATCGTGGAGGTCGCCGTGGCGGCAGCAATTGCCGGGACATCCGCCAGCATGAGGGCCGCCAGGAAGGTGCCGATCATGGCCGCACGCCGGCCGCGAAGGCGGGCAGCGCACGATCGCCGCGCGGAAAGGCGTTTTCCGGAGTGCTGTGTTTTGTTGGCTTGGGACGAAGGCCGATCCAGGTATGGCCGGGACAATGTATTTGATAGCTGCATTCTGGTTCCCCCTACGAATGGAAAGCGAATTCTGTTGTGGCGCGTTTTTTGCGGCCTTCGGAAGATCACCTGCCGTCGTTGACGGACGGAAATCGTCTCGGCGCAGCACTGCGCCAAGAACAACGGGTGCCGGCAGGCCCCCTCATAACGACTCGCCGAAACAACGGCTCAAGCCGGAGCTTATCGACCCGGTGAACCTGCCGTCACCATTAGCCGGTACCTGTCTTTTGCGTTGGAGCTACCTGTTTATTGCGCACGAGAAATTGGGCGGCCTGCCACTAATGGAAATTCTCAACCACGGTGCATGACGATCACGAATCGAGTTCCTTACCCGTTCCTTTCTCATACGTATTCAGCGTGTTCACCTTTTTATATACAGCCCGGCGGTCAGGTCTTGGTCAGCATCTGGATTTGGGGGTGCACCATTCGAAAGCACATTGGCCGCATGCTCAAGCGGGGCGACAATTAGCGATACCCGCGATCGGACGAGCAGTCTCAGCCGCGGTGCTGGTCGTCGTTGGGGCAGGACTGGCGCTGCTCGCTGTGCTGGCTCTGGGGCAGCGGCCTCAGGCGCAATTCCAGTCGACTCCGCAGTGGATGATCGAGGGCACGGTCGAGCCCATGGCCAGCGCAGATCGTGAGTCCCAGCAGGTGTAATTTCAGGGGTGGCGGCGGCTGTACCCGCTGGTTTGTCCTCTCGGCAGACGCCGTTGTGTTGCAGCACTATCGGGCAGTCCTGCCAGCCGCCGGCTGGGAAGTGGTCGAGGATGACGGGCGCCGCCTGGGGGCCCAGCGTGATGGCCTGGCGTTAGAGGCGATGCCCTGCCTTGGAGGCGGTCTGTTCGGGCCGGAAGCGAGGAAAACCGCGCGTTCGGACAGGGAACGGTTATCCCTCCGGGTTCAGACACATGTGCTGCACACCACTGAAAACGACGACAACCAACTGAAACTCCCCACCAGCTCCGACACTCCTGCTCGGCACATAGCAAGGCAGGGGAGCGAACGCGCATGAGCGTGCCTGGGACAACGCTCAGTCCCGTTATGCCATACTCTTTGCGGCCCCGGGCCTCGATCGTCGGCCCTGCGAGCTTCACACCTCCGCGGCAGGAACATCGGGAAACCCGTTCCATACCTTGCGGACTCAGCTTGGCCTTCGGGCCCGTGGGGCCGGGTGGCCCCGCGGCGTCTGTCTCGCCGTCGCGGATCGCTGTAGGCACCACGCGTCCTTAAACCCAGGGGCCCTGGCGGCACGGTCACGTGGTGCCGTGCCGCCAGGCAGGGCCGGTGTTACTGAGCCCGTTTAGCCCTTTGGGACTCCCGGCTGAATGTCAGGCGTGGAGTGCTGCCTGAGTTGTTGCGCCCGCGACGGCCACCGTTGAGCCGCTTTGGGCGGACTCGATGCATGCAAGTGCGATGGCAAGGGCGCGGCGGGCGTCCGGGAGCCCTGGCGTGAGCGGAATGCCGGAGTCCGGGGCGGCTTCGCCGTCACGGCGGCTGCGGACGTGCTCTGCGAAGTCAGCCAATTCGTCACGGTAAGCGTCAGCGAACAGTTCGATGTTCAGACGGGGGGTCTGAGCGGAGAGGCCGTCCGCTCCGTAGCGCACGGCGGCCGTTTCGGTGGCGCGGCCGGCTTGGACCATTCCGAGGGAGCCGTAAACCTCGCCGCGTACGTCGTAGCCGTAGAGAGCGGAGAAGTTCGCCTCGGCGACAGCGATCGCGCCGTTGCTGTAACGGATCGTGACGACAGCCGTGTCGAGGAACCCTGCGTCTTTGAAGGAGGGTTCGACGAGAGCGTCTGCGGTGACATGGACGCTCACGGGCTCTGCTGTGGGGTTGTACCAGTTGAGCGCATCAAAGTCGTGGATCAGGGTTTCGAGGAAGATGGTCCACTGGGGGATCCGTGCCGCGTGCGGGATGCTTCCGTTGCCGGGGTCACGGGTGACCGAGCGCAGCAACTGCGGGATACCCACGGTCCCGGCTTCGATGTCACGGCGGCTAGCCAGGAAGTCGGCGGCGTAGCGGCGGTTGAAGCCGATTTGCCAGTGGACGCCCGCTGCGGCGACGGCTTCCTCTACCTGGGCCAGTTCCTCTAGGGTGAGCGCTCCGGGCTTTTCGCAGAAAACGTGCTTGCCGGCGCGGGCAGCGTCGATTGACAGCTGGGCGTGGAAGCGCGCCGGTCCCGCGATGACGACGGCGTCGATGTCGGGATCTGCCAGCAGGTCGGCTGGGTCCGTGGTCACGTTGGAAACGCCGAGCTCGGCGGCGAGTTTTGTAGCGGGTTCAACCGCGGGGTCCGCGATCGCCGCCAAGGCTGCTCCGGGGATCTTCTCGGCCAAGCTGCGGGCATGGTAGGCGCCCATCCAGCCGGCGCCGATGAGGCCAACCTGGACCGGCCGTGGCCGCGCTGATTCGACAGTGAAGTAGGTCATTGGGGTGTCCTTTCAAGAGTGTTGGCTGGTTGATCCAGCCTTTTCTGGTCTGTGGTGCCAGGGGCAGTGCCGGGCGCCCAACGGAGTAGGCACGGAAGGCGGAGTAGGCACGGAAGGCGGCCGATGAGCAGCCGCCCGCGTGGTCAGAGGGAGAGTTCCACGCCGGAGCCGGCAAAGGCCTGACGGAAGGCTTCCAGGGCGACGAGGGAGTCAGCTTTCGCCCAGCCCTCCAGCGCGACGACTCCGGTGTAGCCGAGGGCTCCGAGCGCACGGGAAATTGCCGGGTAGGCGATCTCGCCCGTGCCTGGCTCGAAACGGCCGGGCACATCCGCGACTTGAATCTCTCCTATCAGAGGCAGTGCGCGGGTAACGAGGTCGATCAGGTTACCTTCACCGATCTGGGCGTGATACAGGTCCAGATTCAACCGCAGGTAGGGGCTATTCACGGCTTCGACAAGCGCAATGGTTTCCGCTGCCTTGGCAAACGGCGTTCCAGGGTGATCCACGGCCGTGTTCAGGTTTTCGAGGGTGAAAACGCGGTTTTGCTTTTCGCCGAGCTCCGCGATCCGCTTGAGCGTATCGGCTGCGCGGATCCAGTCCGGTCCGCTGGTCGATTCGACCGGCTTAACGGGAAGGCCTTTGCCGTCGAGTCCGGTACCGTGCAGATTTAGACGGGGACTGTCCAGGACCTCCGCCGCCTGCAGCGACTGCTCTGCCGTCCGGACCAACTCATCGGCCCCCTCTTTGTCGACAAGGTCGCCGCTGATGTAACCGGTCATCGACGAAAAAGTCGCACCAGAGGCGGCTAACGCTTTCAGGTCCTTCGCGGTCCAGTCCCAGATTTCCACTTGGAAACCCAGGGAGTCGATCTTCCGTACCCTTTCCAGGAAGGGCAGATCAGTGAACAACATTTCCGCCGAAGCGGCCAGCGTGATCCCGTTGGGGTTGAGCGCCACGCTCATGCGATACCTCCATTGCTACCGGCCGCCAGAGGTCATTTTTTGACCGCGGACCTGCCTCGTCAACAAACACTAGCACGTGCTAATTGTCACGTGCTAGTGTGGTGCAAAACTCATTGTCAGGACAAAGGAGTCTGTTGTGCCCACTATCGACCACACCTCGACAACCAGCGGATTGCGCTCGGCGCTCCCGCCCCTCACGCCCGGCCCGTACCGTAAGCGGCTGGGCCTAGTAGCCCTTATCGCGACGTTCGGGGGCTTGCTCTTCGGTTACGACACGAGCGTACTCAACGGGGCCCTCCACCCGATGAGCATTGAGCTCAACCTCAACGCCTTCACTGAGGGAGTCGTAACGAGTTCACTGTTGTTCGCCGCCGCGGCCGGAGCCGTCAGCGGCGGTCGGCTTTCCGATGCCTGGGGCCGGCGCAGGGCGATCCTGCTGCTTTCATCCCTGTTCTTCGTCGGCGGCCTGGTCTGTGTCTTTGCACCGGACTTCACGGTCATGGTGATCGGCCGCGCCATCCTGGGCTTGGCCGTGGGCGGCGCGTCGACCGTCGTGCCCGTCTACCTGGCCGAACTCGCACCCTACGAGATCCGCGGCTCACTTGCCGGACGCAACGAGCTGATGATCGTAACCGCCCAGCTTGCCGCCTTCATCATCAACGCCATCATCGGCAATACCTGGGGAGAGGTCCCCGGTATCTGGCGCGTCATGTTGTCCATCGAAGTCATTCCCGCCACGGCGCTGTTTATTGGCATGCTGCGCGTGCCCGAGTCACCGCGCTGGCTGGTGGAAAAGGGGCGCAACCGGGAAGCACTTAAGGTCCTCCAGGCGCTGCGTCCCGCCGGCCGTGCCGAAGCTGAAATCGCAGAAATTGAATTCCTTGCCAAAAAGGAAAGCGAGCAGTTTCAGTTCAACTGGCGTGGCATCCTGTCCAACAAATGGCTCCTTCGGATTCTGCTCATCGGCATCGGCCTGGGCGTATTCCAACAGCTGACGGGCATCAATTCCATCCTGTACTACGGGCAGACCGTACTCATCGACGCCGGGTTCTCGGCGAACGCAGCCCTTGTCGCGAACGTCGCCCCGGGCGTAATCGCAGTGGTCACCGCAGTCATTGCCCTTCGCATGATCGACCGTTTCAGCCGCCGCAAGACGTTCATCCTTGGCTATGCCCTCACGGCACTCTGCCACGTCCTCATCGGCACCGCCTCCCTGCTGCTGCCCGCAGGTAACCCTGCCCGTCCGTTCGTCCTCCTCTTCCTGATCGTCGCCTTCGTGGGCTCGATGTCGCTGTTCCTGAACGTCGCCACGTGGGTGACTCTGTCTGAGATCTTCCCGCTGCGGATGCGCGCCTTCGGGATGGGCGCATCTGTGTTCATGCTCTGGATCACAAACGCATTCCTGGGCCTGTACTTCCCGACGATTATCGGCGCCATAGGCATCTCCGGTTCCTTCTACTTTTTTGCAGCCCTCAACGCGGTCGCCCTCGTGTTCGTGTACAGGCAGGTACCTGAGACCCGTGGCCGCAGCCTCGAGAAGCTCGAAGAAGACGTTATGACCGGCGCAATCTACAAAGTCGACGCCAAGAACGCACGTTGACACGCAAGCATCAAGACATCAGGAGGCTCCCATGAGCGACACCAAAAGCACCGTACACATCGGAACAGCTCCCGATTCCTGGGGCGTCTGGTACCCAAACGACCCGCAGCAGCCTCCATGGGAAAGATTCCTCAACGAAGCACGCGATGCCGGCTACGAGTGGATTGAACTCGGTCCCTACGGCTATTTGCCCACCGATCCGAACCAGCTTGCCGACGAACTTGGTTCCAGGGGGCTCCATCTGTCTGCCGGAACGATGTTCACATCCTTCCACCGTGGCACCGGGGAAGCCTGGAAGACGGCGTGGGAAGAGGCCCAGCAGATCGGCAAGCTCATCTCGGCGCTGGGGGCAGAACATGTAGTGGTGCTGCCAGAGATGTGGGGTGAACCCGAGTTCCAGAACCCCGTTCTCCGGACGCCAGGAGTAGAACAATGGGACCACCTTCGCGAACTTCACAACCAGCTGGGACGTGCCCTCCGCGAGGAATTCGGGCTCAGCCAGCAGTTCCACTCGCACGCCGAGAGCCAGATCGGCACCACCCGCGAGCTGGAGCGGTTCATCGCAGAAACCGATCCCGAATTCGTGGGCATCTGCCTGGACACCGGCCACTATGCCTACTACGGCGGCGACAGCGTTCGGCTGATCCGAAACCACCCTGAACGGATCGGATACCTGCACCTAAAGCAGGTGGACCAAAACCTGATCTTCGACGTGCTGAAGAACGGAACTACCTTCGCCGACGCCGTCCCGCAGGGAATCATGACCGAGCCTCCAAACGGCATTCCGGACTTCGGGCCGGTCCTTGAAGCTGCCGCGGAGCTGGGCAGGGACATCTTTGCCGTGGTCGAGCAGGACATGTACCCGCTGCCCTCGCTGGAAACACCCCTGCCCATTGCCGAGCGAACCCGGAAGCACATCATCTCCTGCTCCAACCTGGCACTCCGTCGATAGATGACGTTTTCGGCAAGGTGCAGCCAAAGCCGCCGGCCCCGTGTACGCAACAGCTGCGGGCAGCAGGTCCACTCTGTCAGGGCCCTTCCAATGAGCCGGAAAAGTTCCCGCAGGGACCAGTTTCGAAGCCCCCGCTCTTTCGACCCCCGGTCGGATTTGGGTCTAAAGGGCCCTCCCACGGGGAGGGCCACTGCTGGTACGCACAACAAGGTGTGGCGTTTCTTTGTGTTCCAGCCAAGGGGCCGAGGGGTCTTCGAGCCGCCGAACCATAGCCGCTGTGGCACGGTCGGTGAGGTCACGAGGTTTGAATCCAACCGTGGTGAGCTGCACGTACGGCAGGCTTGAGAGGGTGCTGTCATCAAAGCCAACCACCGAGATGTCCTCCGGAACCCGGAGCCCGCGTCGCACAAGGGTTCCCAGGACTCCCATGGCACTGCGGTCATTTGCGGCCATAATCGCCGTCGGGAGAGGTTTTCGGTTGAGTATTTCAACCGCCGCCCTGGAGCCGCCCTCCTCCGAGTAGTCGCCTCCAACCACATCCATGTGATGTCCAAGGCCGGCACCAGCCATCGCTTGCTCATAGGCGCTGCGGCGAACGGCGCTCCCCGGCCCCTCACCTCCGCTCACGTAAGCAATCCTGGTGTGCCCCAGCCCGATGAGGTGCTCCACCAGCATCCTCGTACCTGCGGCATCATCAACCCGCAGATCGTCATGGGATTCCACGCTCCGGGGACCACCAACCATGATGACCGGAATGTTCGCCGGAAGATCCGACACATGGCTGCCACCTCCTTCGGCTGCCAGGACAAAAAGTGCCTCGATTCGTTGACCCAGCAGCTCGGCAACGACTTTCGACGCGCTCCGTTCCTTCGACAAGGGACCCAAAAT
The Arthrobacter sp. PGP41 genome window above contains:
- a CDS encoding response regulator produces the protein MASVEEGPSVPHRRAFFILRLPQRRQQRCSPVSLIEDDQDIRNLLLRVCPWAGTAVHLAEDGLSGITSVGEYHPDVIILDYELPDIDGLEGARRIKETSTAHIFMLTAQPQIVIDQYRTAGIDDLLGKPCSVRNLTQRMNDVLATKALAHE
- a CDS encoding LacI family DNA-binding transcriptional regulator yields the protein MNVQTEQPEGTSRARNAGVVERPTMKTLAEHVGVSRQLVSLVLRDLPGASEETRAKVLAAAKEIGYYPDASARALRGRRTFRLGVLFTMHQPFEVDLVEALFGSAEKHGFSLILGPLSKERSASKVVAELLGQRIEALFVLAAEGGGSHVSDLPANIPVIMVGGPRSVESHDDLRVDDAAGTRMLVEHLIGLGHTRIAYVSGGEGPGSAVRRSAYEQAMAGAGLGHHMDVVGGDYSEEGGSRAAVEILNRKPLPTAIMAANDRSAMGVLGTLVRRGLRVPEDISVVGFDDSTLSSLPYVQLTTVGFKPRDLTDRATAAMVRRLEDPSAPWLEHKETPHLVVRTSSGPPRGRAL
- a CDS encoding sugar phosphate isomerase/epimerase family protein, which codes for MSDTKSTVHIGTAPDSWGVWYPNDPQQPPWERFLNEARDAGYEWIELGPYGYLPTDPNQLADELGSRGLHLSAGTMFTSFHRGTGEAWKTAWEEAQQIGKLISALGAEHVVVLPEMWGEPEFQNPVLRTPGVEQWDHLRELHNQLGRALREEFGLSQQFHSHAESQIGTTRELERFIAETDPEFVGICLDTGHYAYYGGDSVRLIRNHPERIGYLHLKQVDQNLIFDVLKNGTTFADAVPQGIMTEPPNGIPDFGPVLEAAAELGRDIFAVVEQDMYPLPSLETPLPIAERTRKHIISCSNLALRR
- a CDS encoding beta-propeller fold lactonase family protein — encoded protein: MIGTFLAALMLADVPAIAAATATSTIQVGPNPSNVAFTPDGSIAYVTNTDSDTVSVIDVASGTITSSIAVGPFPIDVAFTPDGSTAYVTSTGSDTVSVIDVASGTMTSSIPVGSLPLTLAFAPDGSITYVTSGDTNTVSVIDVASGTMTTAIAAGPYPGAVAFTPDGSTAYVTNGQDYNTVSVIDVVSGTMTDTINVGPSPAGIAFTPDGSTAYVSNNESSTVSVIDVASGAETSTIQVGLSPVGVAVTPDGSAVYVANSDETVSVIDVASGTVTSTVPVERGSGSAAVAPDGSRVYVVNTFSNTVSVITVNAAPPVFTAATPPTKANTRTAYSYTFAATGTPAPTFQVSGALPAGLTLNPTTGVLSGTPTKAGKFTFRVTATNGVSPDAVTDAITITVTKAKVR
- a CDS encoding sugar porter family MFS transporter, which codes for MPTIDHTSTTSGLRSALPPLTPGPYRKRLGLVALIATFGGLLFGYDTSVLNGALHPMSIELNLNAFTEGVVTSSLLFAAAAGAVSGGRLSDAWGRRRAILLLSSLFFVGGLVCVFAPDFTVMVIGRAILGLAVGGASTVVPVYLAELAPYEIRGSLAGRNELMIVTAQLAAFIINAIIGNTWGEVPGIWRVMLSIEVIPATALFIGMLRVPESPRWLVEKGRNREALKVLQALRPAGRAEAEIAEIEFLAKKESEQFQFNWRGILSNKWLLRILLIGIGLGVFQQLTGINSILYYGQTVLIDAGFSANAALVANVAPGVIAVVTAVIALRMIDRFSRRKTFILGYALTALCHVLIGTASLLLPAGNPARPFVLLFLIVAFVGSMSLFLNVATWVTLSEIFPLRMRAFGMGASVFMLWITNAFLGLYFPTIIGAIGISGSFYFFAALNAVALVFVYRQVPETRGRSLEKLEEDVMTGAIYKVDAKNAR
- a CDS encoding Gfo/Idh/MocA family oxidoreductase; this translates as MTYFTVESARPRPVQVGLIGAGWMGAYHARSLAEKIPGAALAAIADPAVEPATKLAAELGVSNVTTDPADLLADPDIDAVVIAGPARFHAQLSIDAARAGKHVFCEKPGALTLEELAQVEEAVAAAGVHWQIGFNRRYAADFLASRRDIEAGTVGIPQLLRSVTRDPGNGSIPHAARIPQWTIFLETLIHDFDALNWYNPTAEPVSVHVTADALVEPSFKDAGFLDTAVVTIRYSNGAIAVAEANFSALYGYDVRGEVYGSLGMVQAGRATETAAVRYGADGLSAQTPRLNIELFADAYRDELADFAEHVRSRRDGEAAPDSGIPLTPGLPDARRALAIALACIESAQSGSTVAVAGATTQAALHA
- a CDS encoding TIM barrel protein produces the protein MSVALNPNGITLAASAEMLFTDLPFLERVRKIDSLGFQVEIWDWTAKDLKALAASGATFSSMTGYISGDLVDKEGADELVRTAEQSLQAAEVLDSPRLNLHGTGLDGKGLPVKPVESTSGPDWIRAADTLKRIAELGEKQNRVFTLENLNTAVDHPGTPFAKAAETIALVEAVNSPYLRLNLDLYHAQIGEGNLIDLVTRALPLIGEIQVADVPGRFEPGTGEIAYPAISRALGALGYTGVVALEGWAKADSLVALEAFRQAFAGSGVELSL